In Methylococcus geothermalis, one genomic interval encodes:
- a CDS encoding YciI family protein: MKYLCLAYEEEQKLNDLSREEWDALRGETLAYVDELRNSGHLLATHALQSVRTATTVRVGGGRLSATDGPFAETKEQLGGFFLIEARDLNEAVHIASRWPSARLGSIEVRPIEELLKPESRYGRTK; the protein is encoded by the coding sequence ATGAAGTATCTCTGTCTGGCCTACGAAGAAGAGCAGAAGCTCAACGACCTGTCCAGAGAGGAGTGGGATGCCCTTCGGGGCGAAACCCTTGCGTATGTGGACGAACTCCGGAACAGCGGTCACCTGCTCGCCACGCACGCGCTCCAAAGCGTCCGGACCGCCACGACCGTGCGGGTCGGGGGCGGCAGGCTGTCGGCCACCGACGGCCCATTTGCGGAGACCAAAGAGCAATTGGGCGGATTCTTCCTGATCGAGGCCCGTGATCTGAACGAGGCCGTCCACATCGCATCGAGGTGGCCCTCGGCCCGCCTCGGGAGCATCGAGGTACGGCCGATCGAAGAGCTGCTCAAGCCGGAAAGCCGCTATGGCCGCACGAAGTAA
- a CDS encoding IS5 family transposase has protein sequence MKQTTFASLAFDRKKKQTRREKFLAEMEQAVPWPELLAVIEPHYPKAGRRGRQPYPLATMLRLYFLQQWYALSDPGLEDALYEIESMRRFAGLELADDALPDETTILNFRRLLERHELTAKLMNAINDVLEARGLLLKGGTMVDATIIHAAPSTKNKAKARDPEMHQTKKGHQWFFGMKVHVGADVHTGVAHTVSVTPAHASDISQLPNLLREDDRLILGDAGYVNDTYKRAARQAGVVWGVALKARPKRRLGSAQKRRNRRMSSIRSRVEHLFRVMKRQFGYTKTRYRGLAKNAAQVFTLIGLTNLYLKRYALMT, from the coding sequence ATGAAACAGACCACCTTCGCCTCCTTAGCCTTTGACCGGAAGAAGAAGCAGACCCGGCGTGAGAAGTTCCTGGCCGAGATGGAGCAGGCGGTGCCGTGGCCGGAGTTGCTGGCGGTGATCGAACCGCATTACCCGAAAGCGGGTCGGCGCGGTCGTCAACCGTACCCGTTGGCGACGATGCTCAGGCTTTACTTCCTCCAGCAATGGTATGCCTTGTCCGACCCGGGCCTGGAAGACGCCCTGTACGAGATCGAATCGATGCGGCGTTTTGCGGGTCTGGAGTTGGCCGATGACGCGCTGCCGGATGAAACCACGATCCTCAACTTCCGGCGCCTGCTGGAACGTCACGAGCTGACGGCGAAGTTGATGAACGCCATCAATGACGTGTTGGAAGCGCGAGGGTTGCTGCTCAAGGGGGGCACGATGGTGGATGCGACGATCATCCATGCCGCGCCATCGACGAAGAACAAGGCCAAAGCGCGCGACCCGGAGATGCATCAGACCAAGAAGGGCCATCAGTGGTTCTTCGGCATGAAGGTGCACGTGGGAGCAGACGTTCACACCGGTGTCGCCCACACGGTCTCGGTCACACCGGCCCACGCCTCGGACATCAGCCAGTTGCCGAACCTGCTGCGCGAGGACGACCGGCTGATCCTCGGCGATGCCGGCTACGTCAACGATACCTATAAGCGCGCGGCGCGGCAGGCCGGGGTCGTGTGGGGCGTCGCCTTGAAAGCCCGTCCGAAACGGCGCTTGGGGTCGGCACAGAAACGCCGCAATCGGCGAATGTCGTCGATCCGCAGCCGAGTCGAGCACCTTTTTCGGGTGATGAAGCGGCAGTTCGGCTACACCAAGACGCGCTACCGGGGTCTGGCTAAGAACGCCGCCCAGGTGTTTACCCTGATAGGGTTGACCAATCTCTACCTGAAGCGGTACGCATTGATGACCTGA
- a CDS encoding helix-turn-helix domain-containing protein has product MDKKLFFILYYLKTYCTFDVLGFHFGLSSGHAHRHVEQLLPVLRRSLAKLDLLPERALTTPGEMMKLIEKHGDLIIDGVECGCVRPQDDDQQKARYRAPRKTEVM; this is encoded by the coding sequence ATGGATAAGAAGCTGTTCTTCATTTTGTATTACCTCAAGACCTACTGTACCTTCGATGTCCTGGGCTTCCATTTTGGCTTGAGTTCGGGGCATGCGCATCGACATGTGGAACAACTTCTGCCCGTGTTGCGGCGCAGCTTGGCGAAGCTCGATCTGCTGCCAGAGCGGGCGCTGACGACACCGGGAGAGATGATGAAACTGATTGAAAAACATGGCGATCTCATCATTGACGGAGTGGAATGCGGTTGCGTCAGGCCGCAGGATGACGATCAGCAAAAAGCCCGCTATAGGGCACCTCGAAAAACCGAGGTCATGTGA
- a CDS encoding IS5 family transposase, producing the protein MIRESLFAAEEREAKLDRLGDVLREMEKHIDFKVLAAEIDRAAPRPSRARGGRPPFPTELMVRAFLLQNLYGLSDEQMEFQVLDRLSFQRFLGLRRSSQVPDRTTFWTFRERLTAAQAGDALFEAVNRQLARHGYIARGGQIVDASLVPVPRQHVTEEEGEQIKAQAMPADWKPAERRQRDVDATWTKKHGKSYFGYKLSVSADRRYKLIRKLKVSTASQNDTLHLEDVLDSANTGRDLYGDKGYVDGEREARLKSRGWRVHIQRKAEKGRPLSVCQKRRNTRIARVRARVEHVFATLDQMGGKLLRCIGLDRARFLLAGKAATYNLRRLCSLKACGVVAF; encoded by the coding sequence ATGATCAGAGAGAGCCTATTCGCCGCGGAGGAACGTGAGGCCAAGCTGGATCGCTTGGGCGACGTGCTGCGAGAGATGGAAAAGCACATCGACTTCAAGGTGCTGGCCGCCGAAATCGATCGGGCCGCACCGCGTCCAAGCCGAGCGCGTGGCGGACGCCCGCCGTTTCCGACCGAACTGATGGTGCGTGCATTCCTCCTTCAGAACTTGTACGGACTGAGCGATGAACAAATGGAGTTTCAAGTGCTGGACCGCCTGAGTTTTCAGCGCTTCCTAGGCCTGCGGCGCAGCAGCCAGGTGCCGGACCGGACCACGTTCTGGACCTTCCGCGAGCGGTTGACGGCAGCGCAGGCCGGGGACGCGCTGTTCGAGGCGGTGAACCGGCAACTGGCGCGGCACGGCTATATCGCGCGAGGCGGTCAGATCGTGGACGCCAGCCTGGTTCCCGTGCCCCGGCAGCACGTCACCGAGGAAGAAGGAGAACAGATCAAGGCGCAGGCGATGCCTGCGGACTGGAAGCCTGCCGAGCGGCGGCAGCGGGACGTCGACGCCACCTGGACGAAGAAGCACGGCAAGTCCTACTTCGGCTACAAGCTGTCGGTTAGCGCGGACCGGCGCTACAAGCTGATCCGCAAGCTCAAGGTCAGCACCGCCAGTCAGAATGACACCCTGCACCTGGAGGACGTGCTGGACAGCGCCAACACCGGACGCGACCTCTACGGCGACAAGGGCTACGTCGATGGCGAGCGAGAGGCCCGCCTCAAGAGCCGGGGCTGGCGAGTCCACATCCAACGCAAGGCGGAGAAGGGCCGCCCCCTGTCCGTCTGCCAGAAGCGCCGCAACACCCGCATCGCCCGAGTCCGGGCGCGCGTCGAGCATGTATTCGCCACGCTGGACCAGATGGGCGGCAAGCTGCTGCGCTGCATCGGCCTGGACCGGGCCAGGTTCCTGCTTGCGGGGAAGGCGGCGACCTACAACCTACGCCGCCTGTGCAGCCTCAAGGCGTGCGGAGTGGTGGCCTTCTGA
- a CDS encoding transposase family protein, whose product MLFVGGVVAGSVHDYALMKQLFDPALSWFDGADVWLDLGFFGATADYGNKARIHLPHKKPRASKNNPHAALTVQQIRENKKQARTRISVEHSIGGMKTFHCLMHRIRNRLDIFIDSFFGLAAGLWNLKMSL is encoded by the coding sequence ATTCTATTCGTTGGAGGTGTTGTGGCCGGCAGCGTTCATGATTATGCGCTGATGAAGCAACTGTTCGATCCCGCATTATCGTGGTTTGATGGCGCCGATGTCTGGTTGGATTTAGGGTTCTTTGGTGCCACTGCCGATTATGGGAATAAAGCCAGAATTCACCTTCCTCACAAGAAACCCAGGGCATCCAAGAACAATCCTCATGCCGCGTTGACAGTTCAACAAATACGAGAGAATAAAAAGCAAGCACGAACCCGAATCTCAGTCGAGCACTCCATTGGAGGAATGAAGACCTTTCACTGCTTGATGCATCGGATTAGAAACCGACTCGACATATTCATCGATAGCTTTTTCGGCCTTGCCGCTGGCCTTTGGAATCTAAAAATGTCTTTGTGA
- the yecR gene encoding YecR family lipoprotein — protein sequence MRPSGCPFVVRRRATSHRRVSSGQSGHLEVSMCKWAVVWTVALLLGIAGCAVRKDWFATGGSRADGTVQLSYTWRRFEQPVVDGAQGVALATSRCAAWGYSGA from the coding sequence ATGCGCCCTTCAGGGTGTCCATTTGTAGTTCGGCGGCGGGCGACGTCCCATCGGCGAGTGTCCAGCGGTCAGTCAGGACATCTGGAGGTCAGCATGTGTAAATGGGCGGTGGTTTGGACGGTAGCACTCCTTCTCGGCATCGCGGGCTGTGCGGTCAGAAAGGATTGGTTCGCGACTGGGGGCAGTCGTGCAGATGGTACCGTGCAGCTCTCATACACATGGCGCCGCTTCGAACAGCCGGTGGTGGATGGGGCACAGGGCGTTGCGCTAGCGACATCAAGATGCGCAGCGTGGGGATACAGTGGCGCATAG
- a CDS encoding IS630 family transposase translates to MEKVDARKLPREAQDEMRRQAMRMRVELKLPWREIARVVGVNINTVIGWSKRYSREGESGLKSKTRGRRYLSGRTLTLAQEWQLRSVIVGENPKQLSLPFALWNRRAVMQLVKVLFGIDMPIRTVGEYLLRWGYTPQRPMKRALEQNPVKVEQWRNDTYPAIAARAKAEGAVIYWGDETAVAEDGHWLRGDAPVGQTPVLAAPSKRHGLSMVSAISNQGLVRFEFTEEAMNTDWFIGFMTRLIADSRQKVFLILDNLKVHHAKRVTAWLAERKAQIEVFYLPPYSPEINPDEYLNRDFKTELRSSDRATSKKMLLQKANRFMEFLRKTPERVMAYFNHSAVQYAAFQDI, encoded by the coding sequence ATGGAAAAAGTTGATGCCCGGAAATTACCTCGCGAAGCCCAAGACGAAATGCGTCGGCAGGCGATGCGGATGCGTGTGGAATTGAAATTGCCTTGGCGGGAAATTGCGCGGGTGGTTGGCGTCAATATCAACACGGTCATTGGTTGGTCCAAGCGTTATTCAAGGGAGGGCGAGTCTGGCCTGAAATCGAAGACGCGAGGTCGTCGGTATTTGTCGGGACGGACGCTGACCCTGGCCCAGGAATGGCAATTGCGATCGGTCATCGTGGGCGAGAACCCCAAGCAATTGAGTCTGCCGTTTGCCTTGTGGAACCGGCGGGCGGTGATGCAACTGGTCAAGGTGCTGTTCGGCATCGACATGCCAATTCGCACCGTCGGCGAATACCTGCTGCGCTGGGGCTACACGCCGCAGCGCCCGATGAAGCGGGCACTGGAACAAAATCCGGTCAAGGTTGAGCAATGGCGCAACGACACTTATCCGGCGATTGCGGCCCGCGCCAAGGCAGAGGGTGCCGTCATTTACTGGGGTGACGAAACGGCGGTCGCGGAAGATGGACACTGGCTGCGCGGCGATGCGCCGGTGGGACAGACGCCAGTGCTTGCGGCGCCGAGCAAACGGCATGGCCTGTCGATGGTTTCGGCGATCAGCAACCAAGGACTGGTGCGCTTCGAGTTCACCGAGGAAGCCATGAACACCGATTGGTTCATTGGCTTCATGACGCGCCTGATCGCCGACAGCCGTCAGAAAGTTTTCCTGATCCTCGACAACCTGAAAGTGCATCATGCAAAACGCGTGACCGCTTGGTTGGCCGAGCGTAAAGCGCAGATCGAAGTCTTCTATCTCCCGCCGTACTCGCCCGAGATCAATCCCGACGAATACCTGAACCGGGACTTCAAAACCGAACTGCGATCCTCTGACCGAGCCACCAGCAAAAAAATGTTGCTTCAAAAGGCGAACCGATTCATGGAATTCCTCAGAAAAACACCAGAACGGGTGATGGCTTACTTCAATCATTCGGCTGTCCAATATGCAGCATTTCAGGATATTTGA
- a CDS encoding peptidylprolyl isomerase produces MTAPPTQTQVQLHTNMGDIVIRLDTEKAPISAANFLAYVKEGFYDGTIFHRVIPGFMAQGGGFTQDYKQKSTHASIQNEANNGLTNKRGTIAMARTPDPNSATAQFFINYVDNNFLNYKSPTPQGWGYAVFGEVVKGMEVVDEMAKVPTGAGGPFPTDVPQKAIVIEKATVVSP; encoded by the coding sequence ATGACCGCCCCTCCGACTCAAACCCAAGTGCAGCTTCACACCAACATGGGCGATATCGTGATTCGCCTCGACACGGAAAAGGCGCCCATCAGCGCCGCGAACTTCCTGGCCTACGTCAAGGAAGGCTTTTACGACGGCACCATCTTCCACCGGGTGATTCCGGGCTTCATGGCCCAGGGCGGCGGCTTCACGCAGGATTACAAGCAGAAGAGCACCCATGCATCGATCCAGAACGAGGCCAACAACGGGCTGACCAACAAGCGCGGCACCATCGCCATGGCGCGCACGCCGGACCCCAATTCGGCGACGGCGCAGTTCTTCATCAACTACGTCGACAACAACTTCCTCAATTACAAGAGTCCGACGCCGCAGGGTTGGGGCTATGCCGTGTTCGGCGAGGTGGTGAAGGGCATGGAAGTGGTCGACGAAATGGCAAAGGTCCCGACCGGCGCCGGCGGCCCGTTTCCGACCGATGTTCCGCAGAAAGCCATCGTGATCGAGAAGGCGACGGTCGTTTCGCCCTGA
- a CDS encoding complex I subunit 4 family protein, protein MIPDDLPLLSLLIGLPLAAGLSMVFVSQPAGARMLALAAAVLEVLLATALLGGFEPVATGLQFVERHAWIPSLNVHYQLGVDGVSVLFPFLGAVLSLAVIVASWTAVQTRVRLYYGMILALEGATVGVFCATDLMLFFLFWELTIVPVYVLAGFSGIGPQRRYAAVKYALFMLAGGIPLLFAIMLLALNHAHVLGIPAPAGLSFDYLALLDTPLDGQLATAIFLLLALGFAVKAPLFPFHGWLPTLAMEGPAGLTAWLAGLKLGAFGIVRFAVPLSPQAALEYRGLVAGLGVFTAVYGALVALRQTNLRRLLAFSSISHVGLVVAGIATLNFQALQGALFQLANFSIVAGGLFLVAGFLQHRLGSTEIDSLGGLAKPMPVLSALFFILGLASLGIPGTCGFAAEHLILIGLLRQHRGLGLTALFAGVVGAAYLLGYFRRAFLGPDRLGAAPAELDLRPRELLVAGALVLWVIVLGLFPQLALDLSDGAVSALLARVHEALPDGPTSVAVAE, encoded by the coding sequence ATGATTCCCGATGACCTGCCGCTCCTCAGCCTGCTGATCGGCTTGCCGCTCGCGGCGGGTCTTTCGATGGTCTTCGTGTCGCAGCCGGCAGGGGCTCGGATGCTGGCGCTCGCCGCCGCGGTGCTGGAAGTGCTGCTGGCCACGGCGCTGCTGGGAGGATTCGAGCCGGTCGCTACCGGCCTGCAATTCGTCGAGCGCCATGCCTGGATTCCTTCGCTGAACGTCCATTACCAGCTCGGCGTGGATGGCGTTTCGGTGCTGTTCCCGTTCCTCGGCGCCGTCCTCAGCCTGGCGGTGATCGTGGCCTCCTGGACCGCGGTACAGACCCGGGTGCGCCTGTATTACGGCATGATCCTGGCGCTGGAGGGAGCGACCGTCGGGGTGTTCTGCGCCACGGACCTGATGCTGTTTTTCCTGTTCTGGGAACTGACCATCGTCCCGGTCTACGTGCTGGCCGGTTTTTCCGGCATCGGCCCGCAGCGCCGCTATGCCGCCGTGAAATACGCCCTGTTCATGCTCGCGGGCGGCATCCCGCTGCTGTTCGCCATCATGCTGCTGGCCCTCAATCATGCCCATGTCCTCGGCATTCCGGCGCCTGCCGGATTGAGCTTCGATTATCTGGCACTGCTGGACACCCCGCTCGACGGACAGCTAGCGACCGCGATCTTCCTGCTGCTGGCGCTGGGCTTCGCCGTCAAGGCGCCGCTGTTCCCGTTTCACGGCTGGCTGCCCACTCTAGCCATGGAGGGCCCGGCTGGGCTCACGGCCTGGCTGGCCGGACTGAAGCTCGGCGCCTTCGGCATCGTGCGCTTCGCCGTGCCGCTGAGCCCGCAGGCTGCGCTGGAATACCGCGGGCTGGTGGCCGGCCTCGGGGTTTTTACCGCCGTCTACGGCGCCCTCGTCGCGCTGCGGCAGACCAACCTGCGCCGGCTGCTGGCGTTTTCCAGCATCAGCCACGTCGGCCTGGTGGTCGCCGGCATTGCCACCTTGAACTTCCAGGCGCTGCAAGGCGCGCTGTTCCAGCTCGCCAATTTCAGCATCGTCGCAGGCGGGTTGTTCCTCGTCGCCGGCTTCCTTCAGCACCGGCTCGGTTCGACCGAAATCGACAGCCTCGGCGGACTGGCGAAACCGATGCCGGTGCTCAGCGCGCTGTTTTTCATCCTGGGGCTGGCCAGTCTCGGCATCCCCGGGACTTGCGGCTTCGCGGCCGAACACTTGATCCTCATCGGGCTGCTGCGGCAGCACAGGGGGCTCGGCCTGACGGCCCTGTTCGCCGGCGTCGTCGGCGCCGCCTATCTGCTCGGATATTTCCGGCGCGCCTTCCTGGGGCCGGACAGGCTGGGCGCGGCTCCCGCCGAACTCGACCTGCGGCCGCGCGAACTTCTGGTCGCCGGTGCCCTGGTGCTGTGGGTGATCGTGCTGGGGCTGTTCCCGCAGCTTGCGCTCGACCTCAGCGACGGCGCCGTCAGCGCCCTGCTGGCCCGCGTCCACGAGGCCTTGCCGGACGGTCCGACTTCGGTGGCCGTCGCCGAATGA
- a CDS encoding complex I subunit 4 family protein: MTGEIPWSELTGFPVLSTLIGLPLVFMLAALRADRAARAWAIGFAGAVAELGVALFLLSRFDAGTADFQFTEHTVFLSLLNYHLGIDGISLGFVLLTALLTVLVLLFREIGKDGPCGLFVATVLACEATAMGMFLALDLAQFWIAACLEPWPIALILGRWGGGDPAGAARRVYMRFAGMGLALLGGGILLLGLGHARATGIWSFDLAALLAAPPSGTLESLIFVLLFYGFSVRLAQFPLHGWLPIVAEQGVPATALAVLAGMKIGIYGLLRFVLPLLPNAVHEWTEWALGLALAGMFYGAVLALMQLNFRRLMAFATVSQTGMLVAGVFALNLEGLSGTLLLAFNFGAAGAGLFFIAGMLRRRTGTLLLPRLGGLFESLPGPGLLFLVAALSTIAMPGTPGFDAAHLLLEGLIESRGLGAAIAVAVGNVLAAGFLLWAFQRIFLAHRRSHRPYRGWPPLQWREHALIVSLCLVLLGVGFYTAPWLHLAHQALVRLAQVHSLPSAALPASARPSAHPA, encoded by the coding sequence ATGACGGGCGAGATACCTTGGTCCGAACTCACCGGCTTCCCGGTGCTCAGCACCCTGATCGGCCTTCCGCTGGTGTTCATGCTGGCGGCGCTGCGGGCGGACCGCGCCGCCCGGGCTTGGGCGATCGGCTTCGCCGGCGCCGTTGCGGAACTCGGGGTGGCCCTGTTCCTCCTGAGCCGGTTCGACGCGGGCACCGCCGATTTCCAGTTCACCGAGCACACGGTGTTCCTGTCCCTCCTGAATTACCATCTGGGCATCGACGGCATCAGCTTGGGGTTCGTCCTGCTGACCGCGTTGCTGACGGTGCTGGTCCTGCTGTTCCGGGAAATCGGGAAGGACGGGCCTTGCGGCCTGTTCGTGGCGACCGTGTTGGCCTGCGAGGCGACGGCGATGGGCATGTTTCTCGCCCTGGACCTGGCCCAGTTCTGGATTGCCGCCTGTCTGGAGCCGTGGCCGATCGCCTTGATCCTCGGGCGCTGGGGCGGCGGCGATCCGGCGGGCGCGGCCCGGCGGGTTTATATGCGCTTTGCCGGCATGGGTTTGGCGCTGCTGGGTGGAGGCATCCTGTTGCTGGGGCTGGGTCATGCGCGCGCCACCGGCATCTGGTCGTTCGACCTGGCGGCGCTGCTGGCAGCGCCGCCATCCGGCACGCTCGAATCCCTGATCTTCGTGCTGCTGTTCTATGGATTCTCGGTGCGCTTGGCGCAGTTCCCGCTGCACGGCTGGCTGCCCATCGTCGCGGAACAGGGCGTACCGGCCACCGCCTTGGCCGTTTTGGCGGGCATGAAAATCGGCATCTATGGCCTGCTGCGCTTCGTGCTGCCGCTGCTCCCCAACGCGGTTCACGAATGGACCGAATGGGCTCTGGGCTTGGCCCTGGCGGGCATGTTCTACGGTGCGGTGCTTGCGCTGATGCAGCTCAATTTCCGGCGGCTCATGGCGTTTGCGACGGTCAGTCAAACCGGGATGCTGGTGGCGGGGGTCTTCGCCCTGAACCTCGAAGGCTTGAGCGGCACGCTGCTGCTGGCATTCAATTTCGGCGCGGCGGGTGCGGGACTGTTCTTCATCGCCGGCATGCTCCGGCGCCGCACCGGCACGCTGTTGCTGCCGCGCCTGGGTGGGCTGTTCGAATCGCTGCCGGGGCCGGGCCTGCTGTTCCTGGTCGCCGCCCTGAGCACCATCGCCATGCCGGGCACGCCGGGCTTCGACGCCGCCCACCTGCTGCTGGAAGGGCTGATCGAAAGCCGTGGCCTGGGGGCGGCGATCGCGGTCGCCGTGGGCAACGTGCTGGCCGCCGGTTTCCTGCTGTGGGCGTTCCAGCGCATCTTTCTCGCGCATCGCCGTTCGCACCGGCCTTACCGCGGATGGCCGCCGCTCCAGTGGCGCGAACACGCCTTGATCGTCTCGCTGTGCCTGGTGTTGCTGGGGGTGGGGTTCTACACCGCGCCCTGGCTTCATCTCGCCCATCAGGCGCTGGTCCGGCTGGCACAGGTGCACAGCCTGCCGTCCGCGGCGCTGCCGGCCTCTGCGCGGCCATCCGCCCACCCCGCATGA
- a CDS encoding NADH-quinone oxidoreductase subunit 5 family protein — MAYLEKAAVLIPLLPVAAAFGIGAGIACGRIEGESCERMTARLAQAVLGASGLLVLAFLVLGQTGGLETRTVLGTWLASADYRVLLSFQLDRLSLALSALVALMAYLVARFSVNYMHRERGFHRFFLVLCLFAGAMQLLVLAGNPVLTFFGWELAGVSSYLLIAYAYDRPVAAGNATRAFVTNRIGDAGFILAIALSFVWTGQLEWPKLLAGLAQLSPEKQNLVAACFLVAACAKSAQVPFSPWLSRAMEGPTPSSAIFYGALMIHAGVYLLLRLEPLFMQAAPASALMASVGLLTALYGYLCGLSQTDVKSALVFSTLAQVGLMFLACGLGFWRLAAWHLFAHAIVRGYQFLTAPALMHAISGLPPRPVPAWFAASRRGYAVSLNRFWLEALGDRACVLPVQRLADDFHALDRQVLDRIVDAPAPAVQALAALANWEEQRIGIALGAEAGQGIGGLPAWIVARTAGALHWFEERLVLQGVGLDLWRAGRRLGRSLQRLETLLAQPRYLGLVLLVSLFAIG; from the coding sequence ATGGCCTACCTGGAAAAAGCCGCAGTTCTCATCCCTCTGCTTCCCGTCGCGGCTGCGTTCGGCATCGGCGCCGGCATCGCCTGCGGGCGGATCGAGGGTGAGTCCTGCGAACGCATGACTGCCCGCCTGGCGCAGGCGGTGCTGGGGGCGTCCGGACTGCTGGTCTTGGCGTTCCTCGTGCTGGGCCAGACCGGCGGGCTCGAGACCCGGACGGTGCTGGGCACCTGGCTGGCCAGCGCCGATTACCGCGTGCTCCTGAGTTTCCAGCTCGACCGCCTGAGTCTGGCGCTGTCGGCGCTGGTCGCGCTGATGGCCTATCTGGTCGCGCGCTTCTCGGTCAACTACATGCACCGCGAGCGCGGATTCCATCGGTTTTTCCTGGTGCTTTGCCTGTTCGCCGGGGCGATGCAGCTCCTCGTGCTGGCCGGGAATCCCGTGCTGACGTTTTTCGGCTGGGAACTGGCGGGGGTCTCTTCTTATCTCTTGATCGCCTATGCCTATGACCGGCCGGTCGCGGCCGGCAACGCCACCCGCGCCTTTGTCACCAACCGCATCGGCGATGCCGGTTTCATCCTGGCGATTGCCCTGAGCTTCGTCTGGACCGGCCAGCTCGAATGGCCGAAGCTGCTGGCCGGACTGGCGCAGCTCTCGCCGGAGAAGCAGAACCTCGTCGCCGCCTGCTTCCTGGTCGCGGCCTGCGCCAAGTCCGCCCAGGTGCCGTTCTCGCCCTGGCTGTCCCGCGCCATGGAGGGACCGACACCCTCCAGCGCGATTTTTTACGGTGCGCTGATGATCCATGCCGGCGTCTACCTGCTGTTGCGGCTGGAACCCTTGTTCATGCAGGCGGCGCCGGCTTCGGCGCTGATGGCGTCCGTCGGCCTGCTCACGGCGCTCTACGGCTATCTGTGCGGCCTCAGCCAGACCGACGTGAAATCCGCCCTGGTGTTTTCAACCCTGGCCCAGGTCGGGTTGATGTTCCTGGCTTGCGGCCTCGGGTTTTGGCGGCTCGCGGCCTGGCACCTGTTCGCCCACGCCATCGTCCGCGGCTACCAGTTCCTCACCGCGCCGGCACTGATGCACGCGATTTCCGGCCTGCCGCCCAGGCCCGTGCCGGCCTGGTTCGCCGCCAGCCGCCGTGGCTACGCCGTTTCGCTCAACCGGTTCTGGCTGGAAGCCCTGGGCGACCGCGCCTGTGTCTTGCCGGTGCAGCGGTTGGCCGATGACTTCCATGCCCTCGACCGCCAGGTGCTGGACCGCATCGTCGACGCTCCGGCCCCGGCGGTCCAGGCGCTGGCCGCGCTGGCCAACTGGGAGGAACAGCGTATCGGCATCGCTTTGGGCGCCGAGGCGGGGCAGGGGATCGGCGGCCTGCCCGCCTGGATCGTGGCCCGGACCGCAGGGGCCCTGCACTGGTTCGAGGAGCGCCTGGTGCTGCAAGGCGTCGGCCTCGATCTGTGGCGCGCTGGACGGCGTCTCGGGCGGTCTCTGCAGCGGCTTGAAACCCTGCTCGCCCAGCCGCGCTACCTGGGCCTGGTGCTGCTGGTTTCGCTGTTTGCCATCGGCTGA